In the genome of Bradyrhizobium sp. CB3481, the window CGTTCTCTCCTGTTGATTTTTTGTTTTCTCTCCCCTCGTGGTGAGGAGCGCGCCTTCGCGCGTCTCGAACCATGAGGCCCGGGCCCATCCTTCGAGACGCCGCTTCGCGGCTCCTCAGGATGAGGACTTGCTAGTCGCTACGCCGCCCTATCAACCGCTCTCAATCTCTCCTCAGTCATGCGTCCCGCCGTCTGCGCATGCGCCAGCGCCGCGGCTTCCGCGGCTCCCGCGTTGCCGGCAAGGATCTCCGTCGCGATCTTTTCGTGCTCGCTCCACGCGCGTTCGCGGTAATCGAGCTCGGCGAGCACCGTCGCCATCGAGCGGCGCATGTGCGGCCATTGCGGCGCAATCATTTCCTCGATCGCGGGATTGCCGGCGAGCCGATAGATCGCGCTGTGAAAATCGACGTCGAGCGCGATCAGCCGCGCCAGCGGCGTGTCCTTGCGGATAGTCCGCCCCGCGTCCAGCGCCGCCTCGAGCTGCGTGCGTCCTTTTGCATCGGTCCTGACGCGCCCTGCCGCGAGCCTGGCCGCCAGCGCATCAATGGCGCCGCGCACTTCGTAGAGCTGGCGGATGCGCTCGGGATCGAGCCGGGTGACCTCAAAACCGCGGCGGCCGCTTTCGGCGACCAGCCCCTGCCGGTGCAGCAGATGCAGCGCATGGGACACCGGCTGGCGCGAGACGCCGAGCCGTTCCGCAAGTTCGTTCTGCCGGATGCGGTGACCGGGGGGCAGCGTCCGGTCCGTGATCGCCTCGAGGATCCGGGCATAGACCTGGTCGATCAGGTTCGGGAGCGGATCCAGGGGGATCATGCCGGCCATCCTATTTGGAATACGGAATTCCGAATTCGAAGTTAGCGAGCACCCTGGCTTGAGTCAAGCCTATCGGCAGGGTGGTGCCGCGCGCTAAACACACCAGGCTCGGCCGATTGCCGGACGGTCGCTTTTGTTGCTCTGTTTCCCGATCATGGCCATCACACTTGAAAATCTGTCCATGCTGCGTCCGACCATCCGCAAGCGGATTATCGGCATCGCGCTGGGCTTGATTTTCCTGATGGCGATCACGTCGGTTTTGTCGACGGTGATGACGCGAAAGATCGCCCATCAGCTCGACGAGCTCAGCTCCAAATATGTCGAGGCTTACGGCCACTTGGCGCGGATGAACGTCCGGTCGCTGGAGCAGGCGCTGGCGCTGCGCCGTATGGTGATCGCCAAGATGCAGACGCCGCCCGACGAGGCCGGCTTTGTCGAGCGGCAGAAGCTCTATGAGGCGAAGGGGGACGAGGTCGAGAAGGAGGCGCAAGCGGCCCGCGCCTTGATCAACGCGATCATCGACGACACCTCCACCGTCTCGGACAATGCCCGGCTGGGCCGGATTGACGATCAGATCGAAAACGTCAGCACCGATCTTCGCCGCTACCTGGCCGAGGAATATCAGCGTCTGTTGTCCGTGGTGGCGGCTGGCCAGTTTGCTGAAGCCCGGGCCAGCCTTGCGCGATCCGACACGCTGCGCGATCAATTCACGCAAAAGGTGGAAAACATCCGCAAGGAGATGATGGCGCAGGTCCGCAGCGATGCCGAAGCGACGATGCGCGACCAAAAGACCGCCATCGCGATTTCCGTGGTGCTGACGGTGCTGGCGTCCATCCTGGGACTGTTGTTTGCGATGTTCGTCTCTATCGGCATCACGCGGCCCGTGCGACGGCTTCTGGAAGGCACGCGGGCGGTGGAGGCCGGCAAGCTCGACGGGTCGATCGACGTCACGACGCGCGACGAAATCGGCCAGCTCACCGCCGCCTTCAACAAGATGGTCGAGCAGTTGCGCCACAAGGAGCGGCTGCGCGAGACGTTTGGGCGCTATGTCGATCCCCGCGTCGTGGAAGGACTGATCGACCCGAAGTCGTTGGCCGCTAGTAGCGGCGAGCGGCGCGTGATGACAGTGCTGTTCTGCGACATGAAAGGTTTTACCAGCCTCAGCGAGGGCATGACGCCGCAGGGCCTGGTCAAGGTGATGAACCACTATCTCTCGACGATGTCGGGGCCGATCCGCGGCCATCGCGGCATCATCGACAAATATATCGGCGACGCCATCATGGCCTATTGGGGCCCTCCCTTCACCGAAGACAGCGAGCAGGCACGCCTGGCGTGTCTTGCCGCCGTCGAGATGGCGGATCGCGGCACGGCGCTGCGCACCGAGTTGC includes:
- a CDS encoding GntR family transcriptional regulator, which produces MIPLDPLPNLIDQVYARILEAITDRTLPPGHRIRQNELAERLGVSRQPVSHALHLLHRQGLVAESGRRGFEVTRLDPERIRQLYEVRGAIDALAARLAAGRVRTDAKGRTQLEAALDAGRTIRKDTPLARLIALDVDFHSAIYRLAGNPAIEEMIAPQWPHMRRSMATVLAELDYRERAWSEHEKIATEILAGNAGAAEAAALAHAQTAGRMTEERLRAVDRAA
- a CDS encoding adenylate/guanylate cyclase domain-containing protein, which encodes MLRPTIRKRIIGIALGLIFLMAITSVLSTVMTRKIAHQLDELSSKYVEAYGHLARMNVRSLEQALALRRMVIAKMQTPPDEAGFVERQKLYEAKGDEVEKEAQAARALINAIIDDTSTVSDNARLGRIDDQIENVSTDLRRYLAEEYQRLLSVVAAGQFAEARASLARSDTLRDQFTQKVENIRKEMMAQVRSDAEATMRDQKTAIAISVVLTVLASILGLLFAMFVSIGITRPVRRLLEGTRAVEAGKLDGSIDVTTRDEIGQLTAAFNKMVEQLRHKERLRETFGRYVDPRVVEGLIDPKSLAASSGERRVMTVLFCDMKGFTSLSEGMTPQGLVKVMNHYLSTMSGPIRGHRGIIDKYIGDAIMAYWGPPFTEDSEQARLACLAAVEMADRGTALRTELPELIGVRTVPSDCEVRIGIATGEVLVGSIGSEFMMSYTVMGDAVNLASRLENANKIYGSHSLASEAAIMAAGDAVEAREVDRVIVVGQTHPETVFEIIGRTGELTEQQLELQARYAEGLAAYRARRWDDAHRAFLAALEAVPGDGPSKAMAERVENFRANPPPADWDGAWRLDQK